A DNA window from Entelurus aequoreus isolate RoL-2023_Sb linkage group LG24, RoL_Eaeq_v1.1, whole genome shotgun sequence contains the following coding sequences:
- the aars1 gene encoding alanine--tRNA ligase, cytoplasmic, with amino-acid sequence MDSSLSAAQIRQKFIDFFHRYEHQYVHSSSTIPMDDPTLLFANAGMNQFKPIFLNTIDPSHPMARLRRAANTQKCIRAGGKHNDLDDVGKDVYHHTFFEMLGSWSFGDYFKQLACKMALELLTEEFGISIDRLYVTYFGGNEDAGLEADLECKEIWMALGVAEARILPGSMKDNFWEMGDTGPCGPCSEIHYDRIGGRDAAHLVNMDDPNVLEVWNLVFIQFNRESETLLKPLPKKSIDTGMGLERLVSVLQNKMSNYDTDLFVPYFEAIQKGTGARPYTGKVGAEDADGVDMAYRVLADHARTITIALSDGGRPDNTGRGYVLRRILRRAVRYSHEKLGAQRGFFASLVDVVVNSLGEAFPELKKDPEIVKDIINEEEVQFLKTLSRGRRILDRKIMSMGDCKTIPGDTAWLLYDTYGFPLDLTSLIAEEKGMLVDLVSFEEEKKAAQLKSQGKGAGDVDHIMLDIYAIEELRNKNIPATDDSPKYKYSSDEKGTYEFQQVSATVLALRRDRAFCDQVTSGQECGVLLDQTSFYAEQGGQTFDEGYMLREDDSTEDKMEFSVKNTQVRGGYVLHVGTVYGTLQVGDRVTLHVDEARRKPIMSNHTATHILNFALRGVLGEADQRGSLVASDRLRFDFTAKGALSTGEVRRTEEIACAMIRDAKTVYAMDAPLAQAKAIQGLRAVFDETYPDPVRVVSIGIPVQDLLDDPSSAAGSLTSIEFCGGTHLQNSAHAAPFVIVSEEAIAKGIRRIVAVTGSEAQKAQRKADALHQGLSALADKVKQQTAPNKDVQKEIADMTEWIGTAVISQWRKDEMRETLKGLKKTMDDLDRAYKADIQKRVLEKIKQVMEESPNQDLLVMEMETGASAKALNECLKLLKSSSPQTAAMLFVADPDAGKVVCLCQVPQEKANRGLKASEWVQELCPLMDGKGGGKDMSAQATGRNTQCLQEALQMAQQFASLKLTEN; translated from the exons ATGGATTCTTCTTTGAGTGCAGCTCAAATCCGCCAGAAGTTCATTGACTTCTTCCACCGTTATGAACACCAGTATGTGCACTCGTCatccaccatccctatggacGACCCCACGCTGCTGTTTGCCAATGCTGGCATGAACCAG TTCAAGCCCATCTTCCTCAACACTATCGATCCGTCCCACCCCATGGCCAGGCTACGTCGTGCAGCCAACACCCAGAAGTGTATCCGTGCAGGAGGAAAACATAACGACCTGGACGATGTGGGCAAAGACGTGTACCATCACACCTTCTTTGAAATGTTGGGATCCTGGTCCTTTGGTGACTACTTCAAG CAACTGGCCTGTAAGATGGCTTTGGAACTGCTGACCGAGGAGTTTGGCATTTCCATCGACCGCCTGTATGTTACCTACTTTGGGGGTAACGAGGATGCAGGGCTGGAGGCTGACCTGGAGTGCAAAGAAATCTGGATGGCTCTCGG CGTGGCGGAAGCGCGCATCCTGCCAGGCAGTATGAAGGACAATTTCTGGGAGATGGGAGACACCGGTCCCTGCGGTCCCTGCAGTGAGATCCACTATGACCGCATTGGAGGGAGAGACGCCGCCCACCTGGTGAACATGGATGACCCCAACGTCCTAGAGGTCTGGAACCTGGTGTTCATCCAGTTCAACAG GGAGTCGGAGACATTGCTGAAACCGCTGCCCAAGAAGAGTATTGATACGGGGATGGGTCTGGAGCGCTTGGTGTCTGTATTGCAGAACAAGATGTCCAACTATGACACTGACCTCTTCGTCCCATACTTTGAAGCGATTcagaag GGCACTGGTGCCCGACCATACACTGGTAAAGTAGGGGCAGAGGATGCGGATGGTGTTGACATGGCTTACCGTGTGCTGGCTGACCACGCTCGCACCATCACTATTGCCCTTTCAGATGGTGGGCGGCCTGACAACACCGGGAGAGG CTACGTGTTGCGGAGAATCCTACGTCGTGCAGTTCGTTATTCTCATGAGAAGCTGGGAGCTCAGAGAGGTTTCTTTGCCTCTCTGGTAGACGTGGTGGTCAATTCTCTG ggTGAAGCATTTCCTGAATTGAAGAAAGACCCCGAAATTGTAAAGGACATTATTAACGAGGAGGAGGTGCAGTTTCTCAAAACCCTTAGCAGGGGGCGCCGCATCCTGGATCGAAAGATCATGAGTATGGGGGACTGTAAGACTATCCCAG GAGACACAGCATGGCTTTTGTATGACACTTATGGCTTCCCTCTGGACTTAACCTCCCTCATTGCTGAGGAGAAAGGCATGTTGGTGGACTTGGTTTCCtttgaggaggagaagaaggctgCACAG ttGAAGTCCCAGGGTAAAGGTGCAGGAGACGTGGACCACATCATGTTGGACATCTATGCCATTGAAGAGCTGAGAAATAAGAATATCCCCGCCACAGATGATTCTCCCAAATACAAATATAGCTCTGATGAAAAGGGCACCTATG AGTTCCAGCAGGTCTCTGCCACAGTGTTGGCCCTGCGCCGCGACCGCGCCTTCTGTGATCAAGTGACTTCTGGTCAGGAATGTGGCGTACTTCTGGATCAGACGTCTTTCTACGCCGAGCAGGGAGGACAGACATTTGATGAGGGCTATATGCTTCGAGAGGATGACAGCACAGAAGAC AAAATGGAGTTCTCAGTGAAGAACACACAGGTTAGAGGAGGTTACGTTCTGCATGTAGGGACTGTTTATGGAACGTTACAGGTTGGAGACCGTGTCACCTTACACGTAGATGAG GCTCGTCGCAAACCCATCATGAGCAACCACACCGCCACACATATCCTCAACTTTGCTCTAAGGGGAGTTTTGGGGGAGGCCGACCAGCGGGGGTCCTTGGTGGCCTCTGACCGCCTGCGCTTTGACTTCACTGCCAAAGGTGCTTTGAGCACGGGAGAGGTCCGGCGGACTGAGGAGATCGCCTGTGCAATGATTAGAGATGCCAAG ACGGTCTACGCCATGGACGCCCCCCTAGCACAAGCCAAGGCCATTCAGGGTTTGCGCGCTGTGTTTGACGAGACGTACCCCGACCCTGTGAGGGTTGTGTCTATTGGCATCCCCGTTCAGGACCTGCTGGACGACCCCAGCAGTGCTGCTGGTTCTCTCACCTCCATTGAGTTTTGTGGTGGAAC CCATCTGCAGAACTCTGCTCATGCCGCACCGTTTGTCATCGTCTCAGAGGAGGCCATCGCTAAGGGGATCCGCCGCATCGTTGCTGTGACAGGAAGCGAGGCCCAGAAG GCCCAGAGGAAAGCAGACGCACTGCACCAAGGTCTGAGTGCCCTGGCAGACAAAGTGAAGCAGCAGACAGCGCCTAATAAGGACGTGCAGAAAGAGATTGCAGACATGACAGAG TGGATCGGCACTGCAGTGATCTCCCAGTGGCGGAAGGACGAGATGAGGGAGACCCTGAAGGGCCTGAAGAAGACCATGGATGACTTGGACCGTGCCTACAAGGCGGACATCCAGAAGAGAGTCCTGGAGAAGATCAAGCAAGTGATGGAGGAAAGCCCTAATCAGGATCTGCTGGTGATGGAGATGGAGACCGGAGCCTCGGCCAAA GCTCTGAATGAGTGCCTGAAGCTGCTGAAGTCGAGCTCTCCTCAGACCGCCGCCATGCTCTTTGTTGCGGACCCCGATGCCGGCAAAGTGGTCTGCCTGTGTCAAGTCCCTCAG GAAAAGGCCAACCGCGGACTGAAGGCCAGCGAGTGGGTTCAGGAATtgtgccccctgatggacggcaaaGGAGGCGGCAAGGACATGTCTGCCCAAGCCACTGGTAGGAACACGCAGTGCCTGCAGGAGGCGCTGCAGATGGCCCAGCAGTTTGCATCTCTCAAACTGACAGAAAACTGA